A window of Cellulomonas fimi contains these coding sequences:
- a CDS encoding GH39 family glycosyl hydrolase, with protein MTGRLVPELEARRHLIEGYAELPQVPEAVVARWKAPFGPPEDWDLTVVDQVLPGPHGPVPVRVYTPMGTPPEGVRPCLVWMHGGAFSWGDLDMAEAHEVARGIAGRADAVVVSVDYRLCPVMPELGGSVGDRVDERGAPVRFPVPQDDCLAVLDAVRADPARFGVDAARIAVGGASAGAFLAAAATLRTVAEGRAPWQTLLVYPMLHPRVPALGPELAAAVQAAPRALQFPAWMVEATNRTALGREPEPSDDDVFPGLAARLEGFPPTYVENGELDAFRASGELFSTRLRAAGVDVVEVTRAGVPHGHLDWVGFGPARDTLDALAERMRAPRRPEEISMPHDARALDALRVDGVPASDAPLHHVWNRCVGAGRANEALRADWQAHFREAVDVLGVRSVRFHGLFHDDMFVYRATYGGGFAPPEVLPEPQITFSYVDMVFDAILDAGARPFVELGFMPRELATQTETLFWWKAHCSPPTDMAEWVRLVSETVRHWIERYGLDEVREWRFEVWNEPNLVPHFWTGTRTEYFELYEATARALKAIDPQLRVGGPSTSVFVPDTRYAGETYDRAAEFATGQAPDPDALDWQPVWVRELVDWCAERDLPLDFLSTHLYPTDYAADGTGSGFTAIHRHVDATEQDLRLMRELIAASPYPDAELHITEWSSSPSSRDRTHDTLFAATYITRAFLKGAALADSISYWTFTDIFEEGGAGLGPFHGGFGFVTEQGIHKPTFHAVAMLNRLGDRVVHQDEQGVITRSSADGRVSAVFLNYPAAMGTRGVEQHDSYAATRAYREIGTSRRVRHTVTGIAPGTVFQVEVIDWEHGNAAEAWHQMGEPLNLTRAQTAELKAVADDLHRWTITVPESGVLELDLDLPAWAVASVTPVIASAAAGAP; from the coding sequence ATGACGGGACGACTGGTGCCGGAGCTCGAGGCGCGTCGGCACCTCATCGAGGGCTACGCGGAGCTGCCGCAGGTCCCCGAGGCGGTCGTCGCGCGCTGGAAGGCACCGTTCGGGCCGCCCGAGGACTGGGACCTGACCGTGGTCGACCAGGTGCTTCCCGGCCCGCACGGCCCGGTGCCCGTGCGCGTCTACACGCCGATGGGCACGCCGCCCGAGGGCGTCCGACCGTGCCTCGTCTGGATGCACGGCGGCGCGTTCTCGTGGGGCGACCTCGACATGGCGGAGGCGCACGAGGTCGCCCGCGGGATCGCCGGCCGCGCGGACGCCGTCGTCGTGTCGGTCGACTACCGCCTGTGCCCGGTGATGCCCGAGCTCGGTGGCAGCGTCGGCGACCGCGTCGACGAGCGCGGTGCGCCGGTCCGGTTCCCCGTCCCGCAGGACGACTGCCTCGCCGTGCTCGATGCCGTGCGCGCGGACCCGGCACGCTTCGGCGTCGACGCGGCCCGGATCGCCGTCGGCGGGGCGAGCGCGGGGGCCTTCCTCGCGGCGGCCGCGACCCTGCGCACCGTCGCGGAGGGCCGTGCGCCCTGGCAGACGCTGCTGGTGTACCCGATGCTGCACCCCCGGGTACCGGCCCTCGGGCCCGAGCTCGCCGCGGCGGTCCAGGCCGCACCGCGCGCGCTCCAGTTCCCGGCGTGGATGGTCGAGGCCACGAACCGCACGGCGCTCGGCCGCGAGCCCGAGCCGTCCGACGACGACGTCTTCCCCGGACTCGCGGCCCGTCTCGAGGGCTTCCCGCCCACCTATGTGGAGAACGGGGAGCTCGACGCGTTCCGGGCGAGCGGCGAGCTCTTCAGCACACGCCTGCGCGCAGCGGGCGTCGACGTCGTCGAGGTGACGCGGGCGGGCGTGCCGCACGGCCACCTCGACTGGGTGGGGTTCGGGCCCGCACGGGACACCCTGGACGCTCTCGCTGAGCGGATGCGTGCACCACGTCGACCAGAGGAGATCTCCATGCCGCACGACGCGCGTGCGCTCGACGCGCTACGAGTGGACGGCGTGCCCGCGTCGGACGCGCCGCTGCACCACGTGTGGAACCGGTGCGTGGGCGCGGGCCGGGCCAACGAGGCGCTGCGCGCCGACTGGCAGGCCCACTTCCGCGAGGCCGTGGACGTGCTGGGGGTCCGCTCCGTGCGGTTCCACGGGCTGTTCCACGACGACATGTTCGTGTACCGCGCCACCTACGGCGGCGGCTTCGCCCCGCCGGAGGTGCTGCCCGAGCCGCAGATCACCTTTAGCTACGTCGACATGGTGTTCGACGCGATCCTCGACGCGGGCGCGCGCCCGTTCGTCGAGCTCGGGTTCATGCCCCGGGAGCTCGCCACGCAGACCGAGACGCTGTTCTGGTGGAAGGCGCACTGCAGCCCGCCCACCGACATGGCGGAGTGGGTCCGCCTCGTGAGCGAGACCGTGCGGCACTGGATCGAGCGGTACGGCCTCGACGAGGTCCGCGAGTGGCGGTTCGAGGTGTGGAACGAGCCCAACCTCGTCCCCCACTTCTGGACCGGCACCCGCACCGAGTACTTCGAGCTGTACGAGGCCACCGCGCGCGCCCTGAAGGCGATCGACCCGCAGCTCCGGGTCGGAGGCCCGTCGACGTCCGTGTTCGTGCCCGACACCCGCTACGCCGGCGAGACCTACGACCGCGCGGCCGAGTTCGCCACCGGCCAGGCACCGGACCCCGACGCGCTCGACTGGCAACCGGTCTGGGTCCGCGAGCTCGTCGACTGGTGCGCGGAGCGGGACCTCCCGCTCGACTTCCTCTCGACCCACCTCTACCCGACGGACTACGCCGCCGACGGGACCGGCAGCGGCTTCACGGCCATCCACCGCCACGTGGACGCCACCGAGCAGGACCTGCGCCTCATGCGGGAGCTCATCGCCGCGAGCCCGTACCCCGACGCCGAGCTGCACATCACCGAGTGGTCCAGCTCGCCGTCGAGCCGGGACCGCACGCACGACACCCTCTTCGCCGCCACGTACATCACGCGCGCGTTCCTCAAGGGGGCCGCGCTCGCGGACTCGATCTCCTACTGGACGTTCACCGACATCTTCGAGGAGGGCGGCGCCGGCCTCGGCCCCTTCCACGGCGGCTTCGGGTTCGTCACCGAGCAGGGCATCCACAAGCCCACGTTCCACGCCGTCGCGATGCTGAACCGCCTCGGCGACCGCGTCGTGCACCAGGACGAGCAGGGCGTCATCACGCGCTCCTCCGCCGACGGCCGCGTGTCTGCCGTGTTCCTCAACTACCCCGCCGCGATGGGCACCCGCGGCGTCGAGCAGCACGACTCCTACGCCGCGACGCGCGCGTACCGGGAGATCGGGACGTCCCGACGGGTCCGGCACACCGTCACGGGCATCGCGCCGGGGACCGTCTTCCAGGTCGAGGTGATCGACTGGGAGCACGGCAACGCCGCCGAGGCGTGGCACCAGATGGGCGAGCCGCTCAACCTCACGCGCGCCCAGACCGCCGAGCTCAAGGCCGTCGCGGACGACCTGCACCGGTGGACGATCACCGTCCCGGAGTCGGGCGTCCTCGAGCTCGACCTCGACCTGCCGGCCTGGGCCGTCGCCTCCGTCACCCCGGTCATCGCCTCGGCGGCGGCCGGAGCACCCTGA
- a CDS encoding AI-2E family transporter has translation MAEATGTGSKGLTGPTNPAARKVAGARRNPSVYGAEHTAPHWLRVMAGVSWRLLVVLAAVALVFYATSRVQLLFIAVFLAFVFSAVLRPIVDFLSRFMWRGLATALAILGGILFFVGLLTYIGYSIANQWTDLTKQFSDGISQITDFLQSGSLPFTITNEQIAEWISNAQQWVQDHAGDLASQAAAGAGSVVEIFTALALAIFCTVFFLARGQEMWTWFLNQLPTRFRETWKVAGGAGWYTFSGYTRGTVIIAVTDGLLAFILLTILQVPLSAPLAVLVMIGAFIPLVGAPAAMIVAMIVALAANGLWSAAIVGVGIALIGQFEGHILQPLVMGKQVSLHPVVVALAVTAGTLTAGILGAVIAVPLVSVVWAIFSRLRTLDPPMEEDEADDEVRPATDEDTATTPAHG, from the coding sequence ATGGCCGAGGCGACCGGCACCGGGAGCAAGGGGCTGACCGGCCCGACCAACCCGGCGGCCCGCAAGGTGGCAGGCGCGCGACGCAACCCCAGCGTGTACGGCGCGGAGCACACGGCCCCGCACTGGCTGCGCGTGATGGCGGGCGTGTCGTGGCGGCTGCTCGTCGTACTCGCGGCGGTGGCGCTCGTGTTCTACGCCACGTCCCGGGTGCAGCTGCTGTTCATCGCCGTGTTCCTCGCGTTCGTCTTCTCCGCCGTGCTGCGCCCGATCGTCGACTTCCTGTCGCGGTTCATGTGGCGCGGGCTCGCGACGGCGCTCGCGATCCTCGGCGGCATCCTGTTCTTCGTCGGGCTGCTCACGTACATCGGGTACTCGATCGCGAACCAGTGGACCGACCTCACGAAGCAGTTCAGCGACGGCATCTCGCAGATCACCGACTTCCTGCAGAGCGGGTCGCTGCCGTTCACGATCACGAACGAGCAGATCGCCGAGTGGATCAGCAACGCGCAGCAGTGGGTGCAGGACCACGCGGGCGACCTTGCGTCGCAGGCCGCCGCGGGCGCGGGCTCGGTCGTCGAGATCTTCACCGCGCTCGCGCTCGCGATCTTCTGCACGGTGTTCTTCCTGGCGCGCGGCCAGGAGATGTGGACGTGGTTCCTCAACCAGCTGCCCACGCGGTTCCGGGAGACCTGGAAGGTCGCGGGCGGCGCCGGCTGGTACACGTTCTCCGGCTACACGCGCGGCACCGTGATCATCGCCGTCACCGACGGCCTGCTCGCGTTCATCCTGCTGACGATCCTGCAGGTGCCGCTCTCGGCGCCGCTCGCGGTGCTCGTCATGATCGGTGCGTTCATCCCGCTGGTCGGCGCCCCGGCCGCGATGATCGTCGCGATGATCGTCGCGCTGGCCGCGAACGGGCTGTGGTCCGCCGCGATCGTCGGCGTCGGCATCGCGCTCATCGGGCAGTTCGAGGGCCACATCCTGCAGCCGCTCGTCATGGGCAAGCAGGTGTCGCTGCACCCCGTGGTGGTCGCGCTCGCCGTGACGGCGGGCACGCTCACGGCCGGGATCCTCGGCGCGGTCATCGCGGTACCGCTGGTGTCCGTCGTCTGGGCGATCTTCTCCCGGCTGCGCACGCTCGACCCGCCCATGGAGGAGGACGAGGCCGACGACGAGGTGCGGCCCGCCACCGACGAGGACACCGCGACCACGCCCGCGCACGGCTGA
- a CDS encoding error-prone DNA polymerase, translating to MTDDPTTRPSAAPSRPRRTGPDAAGPARERAPFPPRYAELHAHSAFSFLDGASQPEELAAEAARLGLDALALTDHDGLYGVVRFSQAAKAVGLPTAFGAELHLPAPDGRRHARERTRATPGLPVLDPPTGVPDPRASHLLVLARGPEGYRALSRSIAEAHLRTGEKGAADYRLEELAANAAGQWLVLTGCRKGAVRRALTGGDPSGVGGVAPGGLDAARTELDRLVALFGRDNVAVEVTASADPYDSERADALATLAADAGLPLVATGNVHYATPRDADLAAALAAVRARSSVEDLDGWLPAAPVAHLRSAEEMLALHRRHPSAVGTAAVLAAECAFDLSLVAPQLPPYPVPDGHTEATWLRELVRQGALELYGPPDDERVPGAYAQLAHELRVIEDLGFPGYFLVVYDLVKFCRDHGILAQGRGSAANSAVCYALRVTAVDAVRHGLLFERFLAPERDGPPDIDVDIESARREEVIQYVFEKHGRSHAAQVANVISYRPRSAIRDAARALGYDAGQQDAWAKSIERWGSLRPPQAPPAPPASTLSPPRPPGRGGGGEPHDRATAVSTARDQRRRAKASMWGNTYEPPPVLTRSPRGTEVPGFATADGHDVVPALLPPAASDLDEIPEHVVDLADRFLRLPRHLGIHSGGMVMCDRPVIEVCPVEWARMPGRTVLQWDKEDCADAGLVKFDLLGLGMLTALRLAFTDVEKHEGERLDLHALPAEDPRVYDLLSAADTVGVFQVESRAQMGTLPRLRPRTFYDIVIEVALIRPGPIQGNSVHPYIERAHGRQAVTYLHPLLEKSLAKTKGVPLFQEQLMQMAIDVADFTPAEADQLRRAMGSKRSTERMEALKGRLMSGMASHGIGPDVGEQIYEKLRAFADFGFPESHAYSFAFLVYASAWLKVYHPAAFYAGLLAAQPMGFYSPQSLAADARRHGIEVLRPDVQASDVQACVERTGPTPPDGEPLLVPAPSGTGPAVAAGVRTGADADVPRSLAVRLGLASVRSVGEDVAQKVVDERAAHGPFADLRDLVRRVRLTTVQVEALATAGALDSLGSTRREALWAAGALAQEGPDTLPGVSVGVAAPTLPGLSDVEVATADVWATGVSVDSYPTQFVREGLDAAGVLRVVDAYSHEVGRRVAVAGVVTHRQRPGTAGGVTFLSLEDETGLLNIVCSAGLWQRFRRVARTSRALVVRGRLERSDGATNLVAEHLGVLSLKVRSTSRDFR from the coding sequence GCCTCGACGCGCTCGCGCTGACCGACCACGACGGGCTGTACGGCGTCGTCCGGTTCTCGCAGGCCGCGAAGGCCGTCGGGCTGCCCACGGCGTTCGGCGCCGAGCTGCACCTGCCCGCACCCGACGGGCGCCGGCACGCGCGCGAGCGCACGCGCGCCACGCCGGGGCTGCCGGTGCTCGACCCGCCGACGGGCGTGCCCGACCCGCGTGCGTCGCACCTGCTGGTCCTCGCGCGCGGGCCCGAGGGCTACCGGGCGCTGTCCCGGTCGATCGCCGAGGCGCACCTGCGGACCGGCGAGAAGGGCGCCGCGGACTACCGGCTGGAGGAGCTCGCCGCGAACGCCGCCGGGCAGTGGCTCGTCCTCACGGGGTGCCGCAAGGGCGCCGTGCGTCGGGCGCTCACCGGTGGGGACCCGTCGGGCGTCGGCGGGGTCGCGCCGGGCGGACTGGACGCGGCCCGCACCGAGCTCGACCGGCTGGTCGCGCTGTTCGGCCGGGACAACGTCGCCGTCGAGGTCACCGCGTCGGCCGACCCGTACGACTCCGAGCGCGCCGACGCGCTCGCGACCCTCGCCGCCGACGCCGGCCTCCCGCTCGTCGCGACGGGCAACGTGCACTACGCGACGCCCCGCGACGCGGACCTCGCGGCGGCGCTCGCGGCCGTGCGTGCGCGCTCGTCGGTCGAGGACCTCGACGGGTGGCTGCCGGCCGCACCCGTGGCGCACCTGCGGTCCGCGGAGGAGATGCTCGCGCTGCACCGGCGGCACCCGTCGGCGGTCGGGACGGCCGCGGTGCTCGCGGCCGAGTGCGCGTTCGACCTGTCGCTCGTCGCGCCGCAGCTCCCGCCGTACCCGGTCCCCGACGGGCACACCGAGGCGACGTGGCTGCGCGAGCTCGTGCGGCAGGGGGCGCTCGAGCTGTACGGGCCGCCCGACGACGAGCGCGTCCCCGGTGCGTACGCGCAGCTCGCGCACGAGCTCCGCGTCATCGAGGACCTCGGGTTCCCCGGGTACTTCCTCGTCGTCTACGACCTGGTGAAGTTCTGCCGCGACCACGGGATCCTCGCGCAGGGCCGCGGCTCGGCCGCGAACTCGGCGGTCTGCTACGCGCTGCGCGTCACGGCGGTCGACGCGGTCCGGCACGGGCTGCTGTTCGAGCGGTTCCTCGCACCCGAGCGGGACGGGCCGCCGGACATCGACGTCGACATCGAGTCCGCGCGCCGCGAGGAGGTCATCCAGTACGTCTTCGAGAAGCACGGCCGCTCGCACGCCGCGCAGGTCGCCAACGTCATCTCCTACCGGCCGCGCTCCGCGATCCGCGACGCCGCACGCGCGCTCGGGTACGACGCGGGCCAGCAGGACGCGTGGGCGAAGTCCATCGAGCGCTGGGGGAGTCTGCGCCCGCCGCAGGCGCCGCCCGCACCTCCCGCGTCGACCCTGTCGCCGCCGCGCCCGCCGGGTCGTGGCGGGGGAGGTGAGCCGCACGACCGGGCCACGGCGGTCAGCACCGCGCGCGACCAGCGGCGTCGGGCGAAGGCGTCGATGTGGGGCAACACCTACGAGCCACCGCCCGTGCTCACGCGCTCGCCGCGCGGGACCGAGGTGCCGGGGTTCGCGACGGCCGACGGGCATGACGTCGTCCCGGCGTTGCTGCCGCCCGCGGCGAGCGACCTCGACGAGATCCCGGAGCACGTCGTCGACCTCGCGGACCGGTTCCTGCGGCTGCCGCGGCACCTCGGCATCCACTCGGGCGGCATGGTGATGTGCGACCGGCCGGTCATCGAGGTGTGCCCCGTGGAGTGGGCGCGCATGCCGGGGCGCACGGTCCTCCAGTGGGACAAGGAGGACTGCGCCGACGCGGGGCTCGTGAAGTTCGACCTGCTCGGGCTCGGGATGCTCACGGCGCTGCGGCTCGCGTTCACGGACGTCGAGAAGCACGAGGGGGAGAGGCTCGACCTGCACGCGCTGCCCGCCGAGGACCCGCGGGTCTACGACCTGCTGAGCGCCGCCGACACCGTGGGCGTGTTCCAGGTGGAGTCCCGCGCGCAGATGGGGACGCTGCCGCGCCTGCGACCGCGCACGTTCTACGACATCGTCATCGAGGTCGCGCTGATCCGTCCCGGCCCGATCCAGGGCAACTCGGTGCACCCGTACATCGAGCGCGCGCACGGCCGCCAGGCCGTCACCTACCTGCACCCGCTGCTGGAGAAGTCGCTCGCCAAGACCAAGGGCGTGCCGCTGTTCCAGGAGCAGCTCATGCAGATGGCGATCGACGTCGCCGACTTCACGCCCGCCGAGGCCGACCAGCTGCGCCGCGCGATGGGCTCGAAGCGCTCGACGGAACGCATGGAGGCGCTCAAGGGGCGGCTCATGTCGGGCATGGCGTCGCACGGCATCGGGCCGGACGTGGGGGAGCAGATCTACGAGAAGCTGCGCGCGTTCGCCGACTTCGGCTTCCCCGAGTCGCACGCGTACTCGTTCGCGTTCCTCGTCTACGCGAGCGCGTGGCTCAAGGTGTACCACCCGGCCGCGTTCTACGCGGGACTGCTCGCGGCGCAGCCGATGGGCTTCTACTCGCCGCAGAGCCTCGCCGCCGACGCGCGCCGGCACGGGATCGAGGTGCTGCGGCCCGACGTGCAGGCGTCCGACGTGCAGGCGTGCGTCGAGCGCACGGGCCCGACCCCACCGGACGGGGAACCGTTGCTGGTCCCCGCGCCGAGCGGCACCGGTCCCGCGGTCGCCGCGGGCGTGCGGACGGGGGCCGACGCGGACGTGCCGCGCTCGCTGGCCGTGCGGCTCGGGCTCGCGTCGGTCCGGTCGGTGGGGGAGGACGTCGCGCAGAAGGTCGTCGACGAGCGCGCCGCGCACGGCCCGTTCGCCGACCTGCGGGACCTCGTGCGGCGCGTCCGGCTGACCACCGTGCAGGTCGAGGCGCTCGCGACCGCCGGTGCGCTTGACAGCCTCGGCTCGACCCGCCGGGAGGCGCTGTGGGCGGCGGGCGCGCTCGCGCAGGAGGGGCCCGACACGCTGCCCGGGGTCAGCGTCGGGGTCGCGGCGCCGACGCTGCCGGGCCTCAGCGACGTCGAGGTCGCGACGGCCGACGTGTGGGCGACCGGCGTGTCCGTGGACTCCTACCCGACGCAGTTCGTCCGCGAGGGCCTGGACGCGGCGGGGGTGCTGCGGGTCGTCGACGCGTACAGCCACGAGGTCGGGCGACGCGTCGCCGTCGCCGGGGTGGTCACGCACCGGCAGCGACCCGGCACGGCGGGCGGCGTGACGTTCCTGTCGTTGGAGGACGAGACGGGGCTGCTCAACATCGTGTGCTCCGCGGGCCTGTGGCAACGGTTCCGCCGGGTCGCGCGGACCTCCCGGGCGCTCGTCGTGCGCGGCCGGCTCGAACGCTCCGACGGCGCGACGAACCTCGTCGCGGAGCACCTGGGCGTCCTGTCGCTCAAGGTCCGCTCGACGTCCCGCGACTTCCGCTGA
- a CDS encoding type II toxin-antitoxin system HipA family toxin: MTVSSTSDLAYVWAWLPGQTEPVAVGLLRRGPDGRLSFAYGRRYLASPGAVALYGLPFTDGYTAPPDGWVVAPSIRDAAPDAWGRRVLMDRLMHRRGRNVDTDDLDEMTYLLESASNRVGALDFQRSAEQYVPRGDSHADLAKVYDAATALEAGRDLSPDLRAALDSGTGIGGARPKAYLRYEGRESIVKLAVSDDPFPVVKAEGAAVELARRAGIDVPAARVIRVSGRYALAADRFDRTGTGARRMVVTALTFTGLREAEARYVTYGDIREALARGGTGDAIGPMLFERIAFNMLISNTDDHARNHAAFWDGEHLSLTPAYDLSPSSRSGETAHVALAYSAAGDREANVARLVSVAHQYHLDRPRAEDIVGHLVTTIEEDWHDAADLAELTAAERDFLWRRQFLNPGALYGFKGP, from the coding sequence ATGACCGTGAGCTCGACTTCTGACCTCGCCTACGTCTGGGCGTGGCTGCCAGGGCAGACCGAGCCCGTCGCGGTCGGCTTGCTACGGCGCGGCCCCGACGGGCGCCTGTCGTTCGCCTACGGCCGCCGCTACCTCGCCTCGCCGGGCGCCGTCGCCCTGTACGGGCTGCCGTTCACCGACGGATACACCGCGCCGCCCGACGGGTGGGTCGTCGCGCCGAGCATCCGTGACGCGGCGCCAGACGCGTGGGGACGTCGCGTGCTCATGGACCGGCTCATGCACCGTCGCGGCCGCAACGTCGACACCGACGACCTCGACGAGATGACCTACCTGCTGGAGTCCGCCTCGAACCGTGTGGGCGCGCTGGACTTCCAGCGATCCGCCGAGCAGTACGTGCCGCGTGGCGACTCGCACGCCGACCTCGCGAAGGTCTACGACGCCGCGACCGCGCTCGAAGCGGGCCGGGATCTGAGCCCGGACCTGCGTGCCGCGCTCGACTCCGGCACCGGCATCGGCGGCGCGCGCCCGAAGGCGTACCTGCGCTACGAGGGTCGCGAGTCGATCGTCAAGCTCGCCGTCTCCGACGACCCGTTCCCCGTCGTCAAGGCGGAGGGTGCCGCTGTCGAGCTCGCCCGACGCGCAGGCATCGACGTGCCCGCCGCCCGCGTCATCCGCGTCTCTGGGCGCTACGCGCTGGCCGCCGATCGGTTCGACCGCACCGGCACCGGCGCGCGCCGGATGGTCGTCACCGCGCTGACCTTCACGGGGCTGCGCGAGGCCGAGGCGCGCTACGTCACGTACGGCGACATCCGCGAGGCTCTGGCTCGCGGCGGCACCGGCGACGCCATCGGCCCCATGCTGTTCGAACGCATCGCGTTCAACATGCTGATCTCGAACACCGACGACCACGCGCGCAACCACGCCGCGTTCTGGGACGGCGAGCACCTGAGCCTGACGCCCGCCTATGACCTGAGCCCCTCGTCGCGTTCCGGCGAGACGGCGCACGTCGCGCTCGCGTACTCCGCCGCCGGGGATCGCGAGGCGAACGTCGCGCGCCTGGTGTCTGTGGCGCACCAGTACCACCTCGACCGGCCGCGAGCCGAGGACATCGTCGGCCACCTCGTGACGACCATCGAGGAGGACTGGCACGACGCCGCCGACCTTGCCGAGCTGACCGCCGCAGAGCGCGACTTCCTGTGGCGGCGGCAGTTCCTCAACCCGGGCGCACTGTACGGCTTCAAGGGCCCCTGA
- a CDS encoding helix-turn-helix domain-containing protein: MDRRTEAWLDVLGDLVREARIERSWRQVDLASRIGTSVNTVAAIEKGSPAVSVGIVLHAASILDIPMFGINDTEEARRTAAHAAAIRSLLPRRVDPVRPVAPENDRELDF, from the coding sequence GTGGATCGGCGCACCGAGGCGTGGCTGGACGTGCTCGGCGACCTGGTCCGCGAGGCCCGGATCGAGCGTTCCTGGCGCCAGGTAGACCTCGCGTCGCGCATCGGAACGTCGGTCAACACGGTCGCCGCCATCGAGAAGGGCTCACCCGCTGTCTCGGTCGGCATCGTGCTCCACGCAGCCTCGATCCTCGACATCCCGATGTTCGGCATCAACGACACCGAGGAGGCCCGCCGCACCGCCGCGCACGCCGCGGCGATCCGCTCACTGCTGCCGCGTCGCGTCGACCCCGTACGCCCCGTCGCCCCGGAGAATGACCGTGAGCTCGACTTCTGA
- a CDS encoding dihydrodipicolinate synthase family protein, translated as MLGPLAAYLPTPRTADGAVAPAVLATLADRAVTAGVDAVAVLGSTGGFAYLGGGDRARVARAAVEAVDGRAPVVCGIGALTTADVLGHAAAARAAGVDAVLLPTTSYLPLTADEALALYRDVAAVAEVPVWIYHNPRTTGLELTVDELLAIASLPGIGGLKDRGVDADDVRARCAALLAGVPAHVEVGFSGDALGSQALLAGARTWHSGLAGVLPGPWVATAAAAVGGDAAAVDAWTERLAPLTALGARWGAMRLAGAVAHHVGLDLGPLPAPLLEPPADVRAAVDAAVEAALA; from the coding sequence ATGCTCGGACCCCTCGCCGCGTACCTGCCCACCCCGCGCACCGCCGACGGCGCCGTCGCCCCCGCCGTGCTCGCCACGCTCGCGGACCGCGCGGTGACCGCGGGCGTGGACGCCGTCGCCGTGCTCGGCTCGACCGGCGGGTTCGCGTACCTCGGCGGCGGTGACCGGGCGCGGGTCGCGCGCGCCGCGGTGGAGGCAGTCGACGGCCGCGCGCCCGTCGTGTGCGGCATCGGTGCCCTCACGACCGCCGACGTGCTGGGGCACGCCGCGGCCGCCCGTGCGGCGGGGGTCGACGCGGTGCTGCTCCCGACGACGTCGTACCTGCCGCTCACCGCCGACGAGGCGCTCGCGCTGTACCGGGACGTCGCCGCGGTCGCCGAGGTGCCCGTCTGGATCTACCACAACCCCCGGACGACGGGACTGGAGCTCACGGTCGACGAGCTGCTCGCGATCGCGTCGCTCCCGGGCATCGGCGGGCTCAAGGACCGCGGCGTCGACGCCGACGACGTCCGCGCGCGCTGCGCCGCGCTGCTCGCGGGCGTCCCCGCGCACGTCGAGGTCGGGTTCAGCGGCGACGCGCTGGGGTCGCAGGCGCTCCTCGCGGGGGCGCGGACGTGGCACAGCGGCCTCGCGGGCGTGCTGCCCGGCCCATGGGTCGCAACGGCCGCCGCCGCGGTCGGTGGGGATGCCGCGGCCGTCGACGCCTGGACCGAGCGGCTCGCCCCGCTGACCGCGCTCGGCGCGCGCTGGGGTGCGATGCGCCTCGCGGGGGCCGTGGCGCACCACGTCGGCCTCGACCTCGGACCGCTGCCCGCGCCGCTGCTCGAGCCGCCCGCCGACGTGCGCGCCGCGGTCGACGCAGCCGTCGAGGCCGCGCTCGCCTGA